The uncultured Campylobacter sp. DNA segment GCCGAACAAGAACAAGCAAAACCTCAAGAACTAAAGCCAAAAGCCGGCGTAACGGAGGAAACTAAAGCGATGGCAGACAGTATCGCAAACGCGCTCGAAGCAAATTTGGGCAGAAATCACTAAAAAAGGTAAAATATGGCGCTAACTTCAACCACTAGACTTCCGGCAGATCACTTAATAAGCGGCGCGCTAATCGGCGCAATGGCAGCCGGCGGAGTAGAAATACTAAACTACAAAAAAGGCAAGGTCAGCAAGACGCAGGCCGTAGCTAAAACGACTAAAATCGCTATCCAAGGCGGTATCGTCACGGCGTGCGCTATCAGCGCATCAAACAAACTAGTCTCGGCGCGCTATCTTGCGGCTGCGGCAACCGTTGCCGTCGGTATCGCCGGCGTAATCGCTACGGAAAAAATAATCAAAATTTTAGAGGAAGATAAATGAAAAACCCTTACATAAACGAAACGCAAACTATAAATCAACTAAACGAAGACGGTAGTACGACTACGACTACTACGACGGTAAAGACTACCGGCGCTCCAAGCGCGCTGGATAATAGCATAAATAATGCGCTAAAAGACTTTATCCCCGCAAATTTTAATGCCGCGGGCTTCATAAAAGGCGCGCTAATAGGCGGTGTCGCAGCCTATGTGCTAACTAATGAAAATGCCCAAAAGGCGATATTTTCCGCTATCGTAAAGGGGTCAAATTTGCTTCAAGCCGGATTTGAGGAGTTAAAAGAACGCTTTGAAGACGTAAAGGCTGAAATTGACTCCCAAAAATAACGTTCGCATCGCGCATCTAACCAAAAACCGCGCTAGGTTTATCTGCGAACGCATAGGCGAAAACTGCGACGAGAGCCATTTGGAAGCGCAAATTTCCGAATTTAAATACGTAAAAAGCGTCAGAGTAAATAAAAAAGCCAAGAGCATCGTGGTCGGCTTTGAGTCAAATTTAGACGAGATTAAAGATTTTATCGAGAATTTACCGATTAAAAATTTAAGCAAGCGTAAAGAAGAGCCGAGCAAGGCTGAAATTTATAAAGCCGCAGCCGCTTTAGCTCTCACTCCGTTGATTAACAGTAATGGCGTAAAGGCCGCAGTTAGCCTCGTTGCCGCAGCCCCTTTGCTAAAAGAAGGCGCAAGCGAAGCCGTAAATGAGGGCGTAACCTCAAAGGCTCTTGAAGCCGCGGCTGTCGGCGTGAGCTTAGCTAGACGCGACTTTTTAGCCGCAAATAGCACGAATCTCATGCTAACGATCGGCGAATATATGGAAGAAAGCGCCGTACATCGCAGCGACGATCTTATCAAAGAACTAGCCCGTCCAAACATCGAAGAGGTCTGGATCGAGATAAATAATAGCGGCGAAAAATCTCTCAAAAAGATCTCGACCGCCGACGTCAAAGTAGGCGACATCGTGGTCGTCGGCGCAGGCGAGAGTATCGGTATAGACGGCTATATCGTCGAAGGCACCGCAAGCGTAAATCAAGTCTCGATGACGGGCGAAGCAGAACCGGTCAAAAAAGAGCGCGGCGACCGCGTGATGAGCGGAACGGTCGTAGAAGACGGGCGCATCAAAATTTGGGCCGAGAGCATAGCCGCCGAGAGCGCGACTGCGAGGATAAAATCATACATCCAAAGCTCGCTAAACGAAAAATCCTCCGTCGGATTAAAAGCCACAAGACTAGCCGACAAGCTAGTGCCCGTGACGCTAAGCCTAGCCGGCGTTTCGTATCTGCTTAGCCGCGATATGACGCGCGTTGCTAGCGTCTTGCAGGCGGATTACTCCTGCGCGCTAAAGCTAGCCACGCCCGTCGCCTTTAAATCAAGCATCTCAAAAGCCGGCCGCAACGGCGTATTGATAAAGGGCGCTAAATCTATCGAAGCGCTAGCGAGCGCCGATACCTTCGTCTTTGATAAAACGGGTACGCTAACGCACGGCAGCCTAAGCGTCGTCAAGGTTCACTCGTTTAAAAAAGAATTTAGCGAAGCGCAACTGTTAAATTTGACCGCAAGCGCCGAGGAGCACTACTTCCACCCCGTAGCCGAGGCCATCGTAAAAGCCGCTAGGGAGATAGGCTTTCACCATATCCATCACGACGAGGTCGAGTTTATCGTCGCTCACGGCGTGAAAACCTACGTAGGCGGCAAAGAGGTCGTGATCGGCTCGCGACATTTTTTAGAGGACGACGAGCAAATTTCGTTTAGTAAGCACGAAGAGATCATAAAAAACGAGGTAAATAGCGGACTTACGCTGCTATACGTAGGCTACGACAAAGAGCTTTTAGGCATTATCGCCATGCGCGACACTATGCGAGAAAACGCCGCACAGACGCTAGCAAAACTGCGAAAACTGGGCGTAAAGGAGCTCATTATGCTAACGGGCGACGTGCAGTCTAAAGCCGATCAAGTAGCAAGCGAACTAGGCATCGATAGAGTCTATGCAAACTGCCTACCTACCGACAAAGCAGGCATCATAGAGCAGTTAAAGGCCGAGGGTAAAAAAGTAGCCTTTATCGGAGACGGCATAAACGACGCGCCAAGCCTCACCAAGGCTCACGTAGGCATCAGCATGCAAAGAGGCGCGGACATAGCAAAAGCTACTGCCGACATAAGCCTGCTAAAAGACGACATCGGCTCCGTCGCCGTCGCAAAAGACATAGCAAATAAAACCATGAAGCTGATAAATACGAATTTTAACGCCACCGTCGGTATAAACTCGCTCATCCTAGCAGGCGCGACGTTTGGGCTCTTTAACCCTATCGCCACGGCCGTTTTGCACAACGGTACAACGATCGGACTACTGGCAAATTCGATGAAAGGCGTCAAAATAGGCGCAAAATAAATTTGAAGGGATGACGGTTGATAGATAAAATTTTAAAATTTATGAACGACGAGATGTCGCTAGCCAACGACTTTTTATACGGCTATTTTTTGGTTATAGTGCTCGTTCTTACGGGTATTTATTTTAGCTATATCACGAGATTCGTGCAGTTTAGGATGTTTTTTGAGGCCTGCAAAGTTTTAGTCGAGAAAAAAGACAAATACAACAAGCACCACCTCACGCCCTTTCAGGCGCTTATGATCTCCACCGCATCGCGCGTGGGTATCGGAAATATCGCGGGCATCTCCGCCGCTATCGTCGCAGGCGGTCCAGGCGCGCTATTTTGGATGTGTTTGATGGCTTTTTTGGGCGCGGCTTCGGCATTCGCCGAGAGTACGCTAGCTCAAATTTACAAGACCAAAGACGTATTCGGCTTTAAAGGCGGCCCGGCATACTACATCAAAAACGGCCTAGGCATTAAGTGGCTAGCTACACTTTTTGCCGTTATCCTCGTCATCACCTACGCATACGGATTTAACGGCCTACAAAGCTACACTATGACCTCCGCCTTTCAAATTTACTACGACCAAAGCGCGAGCGCTACGAGCTTTAGCGATAGCGGCTTGCCCGTGGGTATCGGCCTCATACTTACCGCATTTGCGGCGGTGATGTTTTTTAGCAAGAGCCATATTATCGGCAAGGTTAGCTCCTATATCGTGCCTTTTATGGCGCTTGCTTACATCCTGTTAGCTTTTATCGCAATATGCTTAAATTTAGACAAGCTCTCGTCCGTCTTTGATATGATTATAAAAAGCGCCTTTGATTTTAAGGCGATATTCGGCGGATTTGCCGGTAGCGTGATCGTCTACGGTATCAAGCGCGGACTGTTTTCAAACGAAGCCGGCATGGGTTCTGCGCCAAACGCTGCGGCTGCTGCCCACACGAGCCACCCGGTTAAGCAAGGACTCGTGCAGGCGATGGCGGTTTTTATAGATATGACGATCTGTGTGGCTTCGGGTATGATAGTGCTTTTCTCGCAGGCTTATATCACAAAGCAAACCGGCGTTAGCGGCGAGCCGCTCACCGCTCTTCCTTTAGTACAGGCCGCGATGCGCGAGTACTTCGGCGAGATAGGGCTGCACTTCACGACGCTTGCGGTGGTGCTTTTTGCCATCACGTCGCTGATTGGCAACTATTACTACGCGCAGGCAAATATCAAATATCTCACGAAAAATCACAAAATCGCCACGGCATTTAAGATTACAGCAGTCGCGATGATATTCGTCGGGGCGCAGATGAACCTAACTATCGCGTGGAATATCGCCGACATCACGATGGCTGCGATGGCTACGATAAATATCGCTGCGATTTTCATGCTCTCAAAAGTCATGATAAAAGCCCTAAAAGACTACGAATCGCAAAGAAAAGCGGGGCTAAATCCGGAATTTGACCCAGAGAGTATCGGCATAAAAAATACCTCTTGCTGGAGTAAAAAATGAAAATAGGCGGGGAACTTTTAAATTTACAAACCCATAGAAAAGTCGCCAAGGTCGGCATGAGCGTTACTTTAGCCGCCGTTTGCGTCACGGCTTTGGGGATGCTCGGACGTAACAAAGGCGGCTTTAAAAAGTGGCACGTAGCCTCAGGCGTCGCGTTTATAGGTTTTTCGCTCTATCACGCGGGCCTCTACGATAACGGTTTTTTTAGAAACATGATCGTAAACGCAAATAAGAAAAACGCCGAAGCAAAGAGGCTAGCAAGCGATGATAAAGCTTAGCGACGCCGAAATTTTAGCCTATATCGGCGAGGATCTGCCCTACTTTGATCTCACGACCTCGCTTCAGAGCATCCGCAAAAATGCCGTTTTAACCATACTGCCGCGCGAGGACGTGACAGTTAGCTGCGTAGACGTCGCCGCTCGCATCGCGCAGTTGCTTGACTGCGAGGCGCAAATTTGCGTCCCAAACTCAGCCGTCGCAGCCGCAAAAGAGCCGATCGTAAAAATAAACGGCAGCTACGATAACGTACATAAAGCCTGGAAACTGGCGCAAATTTGCCTAGAGTACGCCTGTAAGATCGCCACCTACGCAAGTACGATGAACGAGGCAGCAAAAAGCGTAAATCCAAAATGCGAAATCCTAGCCACGCGCAAGAGCTTCCCGTTTGCTAAGAAATTTTGCCTAAAAGCCGTGCTTGAGGGCGGCTGCGGCATACATAGGCTAAATTTGAGCGATAGCGTGCTATTTTTCAAAAATCACATCAAGGCTTACGATTCTTACAAGGAGTTTTTGGCTCAAATTCCAACCTTTAAAACAAAAGCTCCCGAGCGCAAAATCGCAGTCGAGTGCGAAAATCTAAACGACTGCGAAGCGCTTTTAAGGGCGGGTGCCGACGTCGTGCAGTGCGATAAATTTACGCCGGAAGCCGTAAAGCAAGCAGTGGATCTACGAGACAAAATCGCCCCAAACGCAGCCCTAGTCGCAAGCGGCGGGATAAATCTAAAAAACGTCAGGGAATTTGCTAGCGCCGGCGCGGACGCCCTGGTTACGTCAGCTATGTACACGCAAGGTATGGCAGATATCACGGCGATTTTAGAGATAGTATAATTTGCAAATTTAACAGACTCTTTGGCGCGTCAAATTTGCGCTTGCAACTCCAAATTTTTGGTAAAATTTTCCGAAATTTCAAAATGCTTTATACCTATACTACACAAATATTCATACACTCCGTCATAAAATTTCGGATTCATGGTAGGATCACCTTCATCTCCACGTGGTACAAAAATAATAAACCCCTGTCTAGCTCTTGTTAGCAAAACCCTATATGAGTTTTTTAGATATAGCATATTTTCCTCTTTATTTACTTTTTGCCATTTTGTACCTTTAAAATTATAATATTCAAACTTTCTACCATTAAACCTTAAATTTGCATCCCAACATACTATACTCCAATCAAGTTCAAGCCCCTGTATATCAAATTCCGTAGCAGTCTCCTCAAGATAATACGACGAACGCACATCATCTTTACTATTGAGAAACCAGTCTGGCGCATTAATTTTATTTTGCACCCATACACCGTATTTTCTCAAGCGTTTTGCGCCAGAACTCGCAGTTATGCCATATCGCTGCGTTCCTTTGGCTGCATCTTTTATCCACTTTTTGGCTGCGGCTAAATCTCTTGTAATGTATATAGGGTAATCTTTTTTAACCACTGAATATAGTTGTCTAGCACTTAATATGTCTACATCCAAAATAGCCTTTATCAAAGCAGCAACCTTTTCGCTTCTAAAAGAGCGCAATGATACCGCCAGATGCAAATCCTCTTTTTTATTGTATTTAAGTCCGCTGATCAAATTTTCAAATTTATTACCCTTAGAATACTCGTCATCTGTTATTTTATCTGACAGATAAACTTCCCAGTCAAAATATTTTTCCTTCAAAGAGTCAAACCAACCACCTATCCCGGCAGATTCCCCCTTATTTATCTCTTGCCCTCCACCTATAAGACAAACTATCACAGCCCAGCCAACATGTCTATTTAAAATACTGATTAAAAAGTCCGGCTCAGACATATTAAAATTTGCCTTACCCTTTTTTACTTTCATAAAATTTGACAAATTTGGCTCATCCCAAGCTCGTTGCGCTTCGTCAAATATAACAACTCTCTCAACAGGCGGCTCATCTGTCGATATAGCGTCATCTCTAAAATGATGGATTATTTGTATAAAATCTTTTACTTTTCTTTGAGCATCTACTTTAGAAGTATTGTTTGCTAAAGCACCATCACGCGTTAGCGCCTCTTGCAAAACATCAACCAGCGGTCCGTTTCCAGACAAAAAAACAGCATGTTCATTCTCATCTACCCCTTGCCTTTCTACCGCTATATTTAGCCCAGCCAGGGTCTTTCCAGCTCCTGGAACACCTGTTATAAAACAAATAGATTTTTTGTTATTTTTTTTGCTATATTCGATTATATCACTAACGCTTTTCATTGTTTTGCTTAAATTTATAGCGCTAGCATCATTTCTAGAGATATCCTCGACATTATGTTTACTATATAAAATACGAGCGGCTTCTATTATAGTTGGGGTTGGCATATATTCTGAGTCTATCCAAATTTGAGGATCAAATGAGTATCTATCATATTTTTCGCAAACCAGCGATATATATTTACCTATATTATGTTGATTACATAAAATAACATCTAAAATATTTGACTTTACTTCAGATATTTCTTTAAATTTTTCATTTGCCTCAGTACAAATAAGCATAGGAACCAATAGTCTATTATGACTCTGCTTGTGAAAACAACTAAGATCAAGCGCATAATCCATAGCCTGATCAATCCCGTGTCGAGGATACTCGTTCGCTCCGACTTTAAATTCCAAAAGAAAGATAATTCCTTTATAAATTAAGACATTGTCGATTCTACTCCCTATTCTCGGTATTGTGTACTCAAACAATACGTGTCCATTTTCAAACGGCGCAAGCTCTCTTTTTAAAATTTCAATTTCACTTTCCCATGCATTTTTCTGTAATTTTTTGGCCTCAGATTGATCATTTCGTGCTAGCTTACCACAAATAGAATCCTGATCTTCATTTACAAAACTGCTCACGCTGCTAGAATAATAATATCTTTTCATGAAAATATCTCAGTTGTTTAGATTTAGAATTTAAAGTTTTAGAAGCGGCATCACCGCTTCTAGCGTTTATAGGCTTATCTCTTTTATATCGGCGATTTTAAGGAATTCCGCATAAATTTGTCCTACGAGCGCAAGGCGGTTTTTACGCACGAGCTCATCCTCGGCGTTTATCATTACGTTATCAAAAAACTCGTCTATCGCGGCTTTTAGACCGAAAAGATTTTTTAGGCGTTCGCTGTATGAGCCGCCTGCTTTTACCGCGGCCTTAAAGGCGTCGTTTAACTTTTTCTCGCTCTGGTTTTCAAATTTCGCCTCATCTACCGCGCCAAAATTTTCATCTTTGATGATGTTTGCCAGACGCTTAAACGTGCTGAAATTTTGCCTAAAGTCCTCCGCCGCGCAGATCGCGCCTAGAGCCTCTATCGCCTCGCACTGCGCGAGCACGTCGCCCTTTTTGCTAGCTAGGCAGGCTTTTACGACGGACGGGTTCACGTCAAAGAATGTATAAAGTCTATCGAAAATGAAATTTATGAGCGCCTCGACGTCAAATTTAGCGTAGCCCTCCGCCGTCTCGCGCAAAAACGCTGCGATATCAAAGTTTAGATTTTCGTTTTGGATGATCTTGATGACGCCGTTAGCCGCGCGGCGGAGCGCATACGGGTCTTTGTTGCCGCTTGGGATCTTGCCCGCGCTAAAAAGCCCGATTAGCGTCTCGAGCTTGATCGCGAGCGCGACGACAGAGCTAAAGATAGTGCTAGGTAGCGCGCTAGCCTCGCCGCTAGGCAGATATTGCTCCTTGATCGCGGTTACGACGTTTTCGTTTTCGCCCTTAGCCGCCGCGTAGTAGCCGCCCATCAC contains these protein-coding regions:
- a CDS encoding Cys/Met metabolism pyridoxal-phosphate-dependent enzyme produces the protein MALTSTTRLPADHLISGALIGAMAAGGVEILNYKKGKVSKTQAVAKTTKIAIQGGIVTACAISASNKLVSARYLAAAATVAVGIAGVIATEKIIKILEEDK
- a CDS encoding YtxH domain-containing protein, with protein sequence MKNPYINETQTINQLNEDGSTTTTTTTVKTTGAPSALDNSINNALKDFIPANFNAAGFIKGALIGGVAAYVLTNENAQKAIFSAIVKGSNLLQAGFEELKERFEDVKAEIDSQK
- a CDS encoding heavy metal translocating P-type ATPase translates to MTPKNNVRIAHLTKNRARFICERIGENCDESHLEAQISEFKYVKSVRVNKKAKSIVVGFESNLDEIKDFIENLPIKNLSKRKEEPSKAEIYKAAAALALTPLINSNGVKAAVSLVAAAPLLKEGASEAVNEGVTSKALEAAAVGVSLARRDFLAANSTNLMLTIGEYMEESAVHRSDDLIKELARPNIEEVWIEINNSGEKSLKKISTADVKVGDIVVVGAGESIGIDGYIVEGTASVNQVSMTGEAEPVKKERGDRVMSGTVVEDGRIKIWAESIAAESATARIKSYIQSSLNEKSSVGLKATRLADKLVPVTLSLAGVSYLLSRDMTRVASVLQADYSCALKLATPVAFKSSISKAGRNGVLIKGAKSIEALASADTFVFDKTGTLTHGSLSVVKVHSFKKEFSEAQLLNLTASAEEHYFHPVAEAIVKAAREIGFHHIHHDEVEFIVAHGVKTYVGGKEVVIGSRHFLEDDEQISFSKHEEIIKNEVNSGLTLLYVGYDKELLGIIAMRDTMRENAAQTLAKLRKLGVKELIMLTGDVQSKADQVASELGIDRVYANCLPTDKAGIIEQLKAEGKKVAFIGDGINDAPSLTKAHVGISMQRGADIAKATADISLLKDDIGSVAVAKDIANKTMKLINTNFNATVGINSLILAGATFGLFNPIATAVLHNGTTIGLLANSMKGVKIGAK
- a CDS encoding alanine/glycine:cation symporter family protein, with the protein product MNDEMSLANDFLYGYFLVIVLVLTGIYFSYITRFVQFRMFFEACKVLVEKKDKYNKHHLTPFQALMISTASRVGIGNIAGISAAIVAGGPGALFWMCLMAFLGAASAFAESTLAQIYKTKDVFGFKGGPAYYIKNGLGIKWLATLFAVILVITYAYGFNGLQSYTMTSAFQIYYDQSASATSFSDSGLPVGIGLILTAFAAVMFFSKSHIIGKVSSYIVPFMALAYILLAFIAICLNLDKLSSVFDMIIKSAFDFKAIFGGFAGSVIVYGIKRGLFSNEAGMGSAPNAAAAAHTSHPVKQGLVQAMAVFIDMTICVASGMIVLFSQAYITKQTGVSGEPLTALPLVQAAMREYFGEIGLHFTTLAVVLFAITSLIGNYYYAQANIKYLTKNHKIATAFKITAVAMIFVGAQMNLTIAWNIADITMAAMATINIAAIFMLSKVMIKALKDYESQRKAGLNPEFDPESIGIKNTSCWSKK
- a CDS encoding helicase translates to MKIGGELLNLQTHRKVAKVGMSVTLAAVCVTALGMLGRNKGGFKKWHVASGVAFIGFSLYHAGLYDNGFFRNMIVNANKKNAEAKRLASDDKA
- the modD gene encoding ModD protein, which gives rise to MIKLSDAEILAYIGEDLPYFDLTTSLQSIRKNAVLTILPREDVTVSCVDVAARIAQLLDCEAQICVPNSAVAAAKEPIVKINGSYDNVHKAWKLAQICLEYACKIATYASTMNEAAKSVNPKCEILATRKSFPFAKKFCLKAVLEGGCGIHRLNLSDSVLFFKNHIKAYDSYKEFLAQIPTFKTKAPERKIAVECENLNDCEALLRAGADVVQCDKFTPEAVKQAVDLRDKIAPNAALVASGGINLKNVREFASAGADALVTSAMYTQGMADITAILEIV
- a CDS encoding DUF2075 domain-containing protein, translating into MKRYYYSSSVSSFVNEDQDSICGKLARNDQSEAKKLQKNAWESEIEILKRELAPFENGHVLFEYTIPRIGSRIDNVLIYKGIIFLLEFKVGANEYPRHGIDQAMDYALDLSCFHKQSHNRLLVPMLICTEANEKFKEISEVKSNILDVILCNQHNIGKYISLVCEKYDRYSFDPQIWIDSEYMPTPTIIEAARILYSKHNVEDISRNDASAINLSKTMKSVSDIIEYSKKNNKKSICFITGVPGAGKTLAGLNIAVERQGVDENEHAVFLSGNGPLVDVLQEALTRDGALANNTSKVDAQRKVKDFIQIIHHFRDDAISTDEPPVERVVIFDEAQRAWDEPNLSNFMKVKKGKANFNMSEPDFLISILNRHVGWAVIVCLIGGGQEINKGESAGIGGWFDSLKEKYFDWEVYLSDKITDDEYSKGNKFENLISGLKYNKKEDLHLAVSLRSFRSEKVAALIKAILDVDILSARQLYSVVKKDYPIYITRDLAAAKKWIKDAAKGTQRYGITASSGAKRLRKYGVWVQNKINAPDWFLNSKDDVRSSYYLEETATEFDIQGLELDWSIVCWDANLRFNGRKFEYYNFKGTKWQKVNKEENMLYLKNSYRVLLTRARQGFIIFVPRGDEGDPTMNPKFYDGVYEYLCSIGIKHFEISENFTKNLELQAQI